One window of Candidatus Methylocalor cossyra genomic DNA carries:
- a CDS encoding type II toxin-antitoxin system VapC family toxin, translating to MSNGRGFLLDTNVVSELRRKQPEPRVLRWFENVSDDKLYLSVLTIGEIRRGIVRLTDQAQQRRLADWLEDTLLPWLGSRLLPVSLAVAEQWGRLCGSAGRPLPTIDSLLAATSLEHGLTLVTRNHGDFQYPGLRVVNPWSEF from the coding sequence GCTTGACACGAACGTGGTTTCCGAACTGCGCCGCAAACAACCCGAGCCGCGGGTATTGCGGTGGTTTGAAAATGTCAGCGATGACAAGCTGTATCTCAGCGTGCTGACGATCGGCGAAATCCGTCGCGGCATCGTGCGTCTGACGGACCAGGCTCAGCAACGCCGTCTGGCGGACTGGTTGGAAGACACGCTCCTTCCCTGGCTGGGTTCGCGGCTGCTCCCGGTAAGCCTCGCTGTGGCCGAACAGTGGGGGCGCTTGTGCGGTTCCGCCGGACGTCCGCTACCCACCATCGACAGCCTGCTCGCTGCCACCTCCCTGGAACATGGCTTGACCCTGGTGACGCGCAATCATGGTGATTTCCAATATCCCGGCCTGCGTGTCGTCAATCCTTGGTCTGAGTTCTGA